The Helianthus annuus cultivar XRQ/B chromosome 16, HanXRQr2.0-SUNRISE, whole genome shotgun sequence genome includes a window with the following:
- the LOC110916928 gene encoding UMP-CMP kinase 3 isoform X2: MVKETNSEKVLLLKKKPKQAIESTLAQKKPKVLFVLGGPGSGKGTQCANIVEHFGYTHLSAGDLLRADIKSSSENGTMMVK; encoded by the exons ATGGTGAAGGAAACAAACTCAG AAAAAGTACTCTTGCTCAAAAAGAAGCCCAAG CAAGCAATTGAAAGTACTCTTGCTCAAAAGAAGCCCAAGGTTTTATTTGTCCTAG GAGGCCCAGGCAGTGGAAAGGGTACACAATGTGCAAACATTGTCGAGCATTTTGGATATACTCATCTTAGTGCAGGAGATCTTCTTCGTGCAGACATAAAATCCAGCTCTGAAAATGG GACCATGATGGTGAAGTGA